The following is a genomic window from Candidatus Binatia bacterium.
GAGCACGGTTTCCTCAGCGCCTTCGACCAGCAGTGAATTCCCGTAGGGGTATTTGCCGCCGTGCGCACCGAACAGGACGGTCACGCTGCCGATCTTACGATCCTCGAGTCCCGCCCTCTCGCTCATCCGGTCACTCCCACCGACGTGGCAGTGCCGTGCCTGAAGGCCTGGAGCAAGTCAACCGCCGGCACGCGCGCCACGCCGTACTTTTTCCCGGTGAAGGCGCAGCCGTTGCCGATCACCGCACCCATCTCGTCACCAGTGTCGACGCTTTCCAGTGTACGGATCGCCGCCTCTTTATCGCCGAAGGACAGGCTGTCCCCGTCGATGGCCACCGCCAGAGCGGCTCCGGCCTCGATGGTATCCACACCCAGTTCGCCGCACAGCCGAATATTCACGCCCAGACGAGATCGGACACTTCTCCCGGTGGACTCGTTCGCGATGCAACCGCAAGAGCGCACAGTGGTCTGACGCATCCTTCAGCTCAGGGTGCGGGCGCGCTGACAATGCCGGCTTCTTCCGCTAAAGGAACGGACTCGACTCCAACCGCGGGGAACGAATTGAAAGCAACGCCACCGAGTGCAGCACCGCCACCAAGCATCCTAGGTAACGTGCGTTCCGTGTTTCCGCCCGATTTCCGCTTCTATCTCGTCAGCCGCTTCTGCACCGCCACGGCAATGACCATGCTGCGCGCGGCCATCCTGTGGCACGTCTTCGCCCTCTCGCATTCGGCCTTTCACCTCGGGCTGATCGGTCTGGTGCAGTTTGCCCCGGCACTGGGATTGTCGCTCGTCGCTGGAGCGGTGGCGGACACGTACGACCGCCGCAAGGTGATGATCGGGGTGGAGGTCCTGGCCCTCGCGTGTGCGCTCGTGCTCTTCATGGAAACCTGGAGTGACGCGGCTACCCTGCCGGTGCTCTATGCCATGATCTTTCTGGTCGCGATCGCAGGAGCGTTTGATAATCCGGCGCGCGCCGCGCTCCTGCCGGCTCTGGTAGCACGCGAGGTTTTCCCACGAGCAGTAGCGATCGCCTCGACGAACCAGGCGCTGGCCTTCGTCACCGGCCCGGCGCTGTGCGGCGTGATCATCGCCGAAGCCAGCATCGCCAGCGTGTATGCCGCGTACGTCATCCTGATCGCCGTGTCGCTCGGCACGCTCATCTTGATTCGCTCCCGCCCACCAAGGACACCCGGACGCGCTGTGACCCTGCAAGCGATCCGTGAAGGGCTC
Proteins encoded in this region:
- a CDS encoding aldehyde ferredoxin oxidoreductase C-terminal domain-containing protein, whose amino-acid sequence is MNIRLCGELGVDTIEAGAALAVAIDGDSLSFGDKEAAIRTLESVDTGDEMGAVIGNGCAFTGKKYGVARVPAVDLLQAFRHGTATSVGVTG
- a CDS encoding MFS transporter produces the protein MFPPDFRFYLVSRFCTATAMTMLRAAILWHVFALSHSAFHLGLIGLVQFAPALGLSLVAGAVADTYDRRKVMIGVEVLALACALVLFMETWSDAATLPVLYAMIFLVAIAGAFDNPARAALLPALVAREVFPRAVAIASTNQALAFVTGPALCGVIIAEASIASVYAAYVILIAVSLGTLILIRSRPPRTPGRAVTLQAIREGLAYVRRQQVILGCMTLDMFAVIFGGANALLPIYANDILHVGASGYGLLTSSLEVGALITSLLLIVAPRITQAGRALLIGVAVYGIATIVFGLSRSFPLSVIAYMIVGIGDQVSVVMRATAIQLSTPDELRGRVSSVNMVFIGASNQLGAVESGFVAALTNATFSVVSGGIGCLVVLAIVVATLPKLRRYRIEFNEPAAAHDR